Genomic segment of Dokdonella sp.:
GGTCGGGCACCGCTCGCCTGTTCATTCATTTCCTGCTCACTCCCGCATGCGCGTACCGGTCCTCACCTACCACGCAGTCAATATCGCCGGCAACGACTACGCGACCAACGACCATGTCGCACTCGCCTCCGACCTGCGCACGATCAACCGGCTCGGACTGCGCGTGGTTCCTCTGCAGTGGGTCGTCGAGCAGCGCCTCGGCCTCACCACACGCGACCTCTCGGCCTGCGTGGCGTTGAGCTGCGACGACGGCTCGGATTTCGATTTCCGTGACCTCGAGTTCCGCGAACATGGGTTGCAGCGCAGTTTCTTCAATATCCTCGGCGACTTCGTCAGCGAGCATGGCGCGGCTGAGCAACCCCACCTGAACATGACCAGCTTCGTCATCGCCTCGCCCGAGGCGCGCGCGCACATCGACCGCGGCGCCCTCGACGGCCGAGGCTGGATGAGCGAGGACTGGTGGCCCGAAGCCGAGACCAGTGGGCTGATGACGATCGGCAACCACAGCTGGGACCACAACCATCCGGCAATCCCCGCGCCCGGCGTGGACGGGATGCCGCGTGGTTCGTTCCTCGACGTCGACAACG
This window contains:
- a CDS encoding polysaccharide deacetylase family protein encodes the protein MRVPVLTYHAVNIAGNDYATNDHVALASDLRTINRLGLRVVPLQWVVEQRLGLTTRDLSACVALSCDDGSDFDFRDLEFREHGLQRSFFNILGDFVSEHGAAEQPHLNMTSFVIASPEARAHIDRGALDGRGWMSEDWWPEAETSGLMTIGNHSWDHNHPAIPAPGVDGMPRGSFLDVDNEKRADAEIADAARYINARIAPRRSRLFCYPFSHIPAFVHDDYLPRRGADIGLLAAFGDGAVPVTMASDIWNLPRYICGWHWRDPQALCGILDASAQA